A genomic segment from Glycine soja cultivar W05 chromosome 20, ASM419377v2, whole genome shotgun sequence encodes:
- the LOC114402586 gene encoding protein FANTASTIC FOUR 3-like, giving the protein MAAIVHHGLQSHLESQHAESIALKLRLPSSKPPLPQLIDLAFKPSFWDSNSTIKPHNEENNKSTPSNPNSWSFLEALSNITKEPSQNQTTYVHPQQKRSSLSLSPKSLQLCTENLGNESGSDSGSDSDENSIDMLSSLNGNSGTREQAQQRQPRQLSTAKKAKTQNFPPPLTTIRGSDSLRVRPHREDGRLVIEVTRVPPSPSCFHAERSHGRLRLCFLTNHTPSFDTEAAEDDVEENEPFANEKELENEISGQVKDTKEEHEETENETGEEEEEGGEEECVACGYVESDVIIMEKYERLRSCNEGGDHENYEFLNWSEPRLVATS; this is encoded by the coding sequence ATGGCTGCAATTGTACACCACGGATTGCAGTCACACCTCGAGTCCCAACACGCCGAGTCAATAGCTCTCAAACTGAGGCTCCCTTCCTCAAAACCACCCCTCCCTCAACTCATCGATTTAGCCTTCAAACCCTCCTTCTGGGATTCAAATTCAACCATCAAACCCCACAACGAAGAAAACAACAAGTCCACACCCTCAAACCCCAACTCTTGGAGCTTCCTCGAAGCTCTCTCCAACATCACAAAAGAACCATCACAGAACCAAACCACCTACGTGCACCCTCAGCAGAAACGCTCCTCGCTGAGCCTCAGCCCAAAGAGCCTCCAACTCTGCACCGAAAACCTCGGAAACGAAAGTGGCAGCGACAGTGGCAGTGACAGCGATGAAAACAGCATTGACATGCTTTCTTCATTGAACGGGAATTCGGGGACAAGGGAACAAGCCCAACAAAGGCAACCTCGTCAACTTTCGACAGCGAAGAAAGCGAAAACCCAGAATTTTCCACCCCCTTTGACAACGATAAGGGGATCTGACTCTCTTCGTGTGAGACCCCACCGCGAAGATGGACGGCTAGTAATCGAGGTCACCAGGGTCCCACCTAGTCCCTCGTGCTTTCATGCTGAAAGAAGCCATGGCCGCCTTCGCCTCTGCTTTTTGACAAACCACACTCCAAGTTTTGACACGGAAGCAGCAGAAGATGACGTTGAAGAAAACGAGCCATTTGCCAATGAAAAAGAACTCGAAAACGAAATAAGTGGACAAGTAAAAGATACCAAAGAAGAACACGAGGAAACAGAGAACGAAAcaggggaagaagaagaagaaggggggGAGGAGGAATGTGTTGCATGTGGGTATGTGGAGAGTGATGTTATTATCATGGAAAAGTACGAGAGGCTGAGAAGTTGCAACGAAGGTGGTGACCACGAGAactatgaatttttaaattggagTGAGCCACGTTTGGTGGCTACTTCGTAA